A genomic segment from uncultured Marinifilum sp. encodes:
- the glpK gene encoding glycerol kinase GlpK — translation MKDYILSLDQGTSISKAILFNKKGEIVAQVQKEYEQYYPKPGWIEQDAKEIWYSQASVAEDVLRKTGLTGKNIAGLGITNQRETTIIWDRETGEPINNAIVWQDRRTSHICDDLKARGYSNTIKEKTGLILDAFFSATKIKWLLDNIEGAREKAEQGKLAFGTVDSWLIWKLTKGELHITDVSNASRTMLYNIKDLQWDKELLDLLDIPESILPKVCSSSAVHGYTRRSMFGDEIPISGICGDQQAALFGQACFEKGMVKNTYNTGCFILMNTGDKPVVSKNDLIATIAWSIGDKVTYALEGSVFIGGAVVQWLRDSLNLIHSIEEIEELALTEKDNGGVYIVPAFTGMGAPYWDQYARGTFWGLNMGTSVGHIARASLECIAHRSSDVLKAMEADAGIKVEQLRGGGLMANDTLLQYQSDYLGLEVVRPEIRETTALGAAYLAGLAVGFWDSVEEIKDYWKPNKKFNLKMDKEMVKYQKKYWRKAVSRSQNWIDTNE, via the coding sequence ATGAAAGATTATATTTTATCCTTAGATCAGGGAACTTCAATTTCGAAAGCAATTCTTTTTAATAAAAAAGGTGAGATAGTTGCACAGGTTCAAAAGGAATACGAACAGTATTACCCAAAACCTGGATGGATTGAGCAGGATGCTAAAGAAATATGGTATTCACAGGCTTCGGTGGCTGAAGATGTATTGCGAAAAACAGGATTAACTGGAAAGAATATTGCAGGTCTTGGAATCACAAATCAGAGAGAAACCACAATTATTTGGGATAGAGAAACCGGAGAACCTATAAATAATGCAATTGTTTGGCAAGATAGAAGAACATCTCATATATGTGATGATCTAAAAGCCAGAGGATATTCAAATACAATAAAAGAGAAAACAGGTCTTATTTTAGATGCTTTTTTCTCTGCTACAAAAATAAAATGGCTTCTCGATAATATCGAAGGAGCTAGAGAAAAGGCCGAACAGGGAAAATTAGCTTTTGGAACAGTTGATTCATGGTTAATTTGGAAACTTACAAAAGGTGAACTTCATATTACCGATGTATCCAATGCAAGTCGTACCATGCTTTATAATATAAAAGACTTGCAATGGGATAAAGAATTATTAGATTTATTGGATATCCCAGAATCAATATTACCTAAAGTATGTTCTTCTAGTGCCGTACATGGATATACACGAAGATCGATGTTTGGTGATGAAATTCCAATTTCGGGTATTTGTGGCGATCAGCAGGCTGCCTTATTCGGACAAGCTTGTTTTGAAAAAGGAATGGTTAAAAATACCTACAATACAGGCTGTTTTATTTTAATGAATACAGGCGATAAACCTGTTGTGTCGAAAAATGACTTAATTGCTACCATTGCCTGGAGTATTGGTGATAAGGTGACTTATGCATTAGAGGGAAGTGTGTTTATAGGAGGTGCTGTTGTACAGTGGTTAAGAGATAGTTTAAATCTTATTCATTCGATTGAAGAGATAGAAGAATTAGCACTAACAGAAAAAGATAATGGTGGTGTATATATTGTTCCAGCATTTACCGGAATGGGAGCTCCTTATTGGGATCAATATGCTAGAGGAACATTTTGGGGCTTAAATATGGGAACAAGTGTAGGTCATATTGCACGTGCATCTCTTGAATGTATTGCTCACAGATCTTCGGATGTTTTAAAAGCCATGGAGGCCGATGCTGGAATTAAAGTTGAGCAGCTAAGAGGTGGTGGCTTAATGGCTAATGATACCTTACTTCAATATCAGTCTGATTATTTGGGATTAGAAGTAGTACGTCCGGAAATAAGAGAGACTACTGCTCTTGGTGCTGCATATCTAGCAGGTTTGGCCGTTGGCTTTTGGGATAGTGTTGAGGAAATTAAAGACTACTGGAAGCCAAATAAAAAGTTTAATCTTAAAATGGATAAAGAAATGGTAAAATACCAGAAAAAATACTGGAGAAAAGCCGTTAGTCGTTCACAAAATTGGATTGACACAAATGAATAA
- a CDS encoding DUF748 domain-containing protein — MKYLSRKKVIFLSFITVLVLFFFFLSSIVKCYIERNSIELIGRKLEVADLHFNYAKVSARVNGFKLFEQNSKKEFLSFNELYVNISPWKLISGEYSISQIYLDGLNISIEQSSNGFNFDDLLGVKNNQTVDSTDLNKEEASLKFSIHDIKFKNGYIAYHDKLKSNNLELNKINLELPLIAWNNKKSEMGVNFSLGKKGSVSINANVNHTKQRYAVNLGIASVDISPFVAYLKDYMLVSEVQGRLNTQIKIEGSVHNFMDVFLKGNTELNDFVLKDIEGNKFLASQSVIVELDSIDLSSSHYEIGKVNLTKPEVYAALFKEASNFESIFAPILKTDSVNIETDTSMLANSELFYSIDSVIINKGFVEFSDYTLNRKFVYDINDVHLNIGQITDKANSIPLDYSINLNKGGHSKGKMVFSLQNAHNFKFNGKLLGLELMSFSPYTEFYIARPITQGELNYDCSIIMKPKQLVNTNKINISEFDFGDKTDDPNALKVPVRLALYLLKDKNDQINFDLPVSGNPKDPDFKLGKIIWKTVMNFLIKTAAKPFSILGSLAGTNPESIEKMTFKFSQTELNDKEIKTLKAIKDIVARKPELKFSFTQETDIEIEKDILVISECSKQYFNSNEQQKLGVFGADFVAWAEGNYDFKDFNKQNDFQIALPLKEKCYDVLGKLKLNTLLDSVLSERNKKVNIYLKDSLQVPIENYEIKIADLRNLSNQQKKPKYRVEVSLK, encoded by the coding sequence ATGAAGTATTTGTCAAGAAAAAAAGTAATATTCCTTTCTTTTATTACGGTATTGGTTTTATTTTTCTTTTTTCTATCCTCAATAGTAAAGTGTTACATAGAGAGAAATTCTATTGAATTAATTGGAAGAAAATTAGAAGTTGCAGATTTGCATTTTAACTATGCAAAAGTATCGGCACGTGTTAATGGGTTTAAGTTATTCGAGCAGAATAGTAAAAAAGAGTTTCTTTCTTTTAATGAATTGTATGTTAATATATCACCCTGGAAATTAATTTCAGGAGAATACTCTATTTCACAAATTTATTTAGATGGTTTAAATATTTCTATAGAACAAAGTTCGAATGGTTTTAATTTTGATGATTTACTAGGAGTAAAAAATAATCAAACTGTTGATAGTACAGATTTAAATAAAGAAGAGGCGAGCTTAAAGTTTTCAATTCACGATATTAAATTTAAAAATGGCTATATCGCTTATCACGATAAGTTGAAAAGTAATAATCTTGAATTAAATAAGATTAATTTAGAACTTCCACTAATAGCCTGGAACAATAAGAAGTCAGAAATGGGAGTAAATTTCTCTTTGGGAAAAAAGGGAAGCGTTTCTATAAATGCAAATGTAAATCATACAAAGCAGAGATATGCAGTAAACTTAGGCATAGCATCTGTTGATATTAGTCCTTTTGTAGCATACTTAAAAGATTATATGCTTGTTTCGGAAGTGCAGGGCAGGCTAAATACACAGATTAAAATTGAAGGAAGTGTGCATAATTTTATGGATGTGTTTTTGAAGGGTAATACCGAATTAAATGATTTTGTTTTAAAAGATATTGAGGGGAATAAGTTTTTGGCTAGTCAATCGGTAATTGTCGAATTGGACTCAATAGATTTAAGTTCCTCGCATTATGAAATTGGAAAGGTAAATCTTACAAAACCAGAAGTTTATGCCGCGCTATTTAAGGAGGCCAGTAATTTCGAATCGATATTTGCTCCAATATTGAAAACAGACTCTGTAAATATTGAAACCGACACAAGTATGCTTGCCAATAGTGAATTATTTTACTCTATCGATAGTGTAATTATTAATAAAGGTTTTGTAGAGTTTTCTGATTATACTTTAAATCGAAAATTTGTTTACGATATTAATGATGTTCATTTAAATATTGGTCAAATTACCGATAAAGCAAATAGTATACCTTTAGATTATTCTATTAATTTAAACAAAGGAGGACATTCTAAAGGGAAAATGGTTTTTAGTTTACAGAATGCTCATAACTTTAAATTTAATGGTAAACTTTTAGGACTTGAATTGATGAGTTTTTCTCCTTATACAGAATTCTATATAGCAAGACCAATAACCCAAGGTGAATTAAACTACGATTGTAGTATTATTATGAAACCAAAGCAATTGGTAAACACAAATAAAATTAACATCTCAGAATTCGATTTTGGAGATAAAACCGACGATCCGAATGCACTAAAAGTACCTGTTCGTTTGGCTTTATACCTGTTAAAAGATAAAAATGATCAGATTAATTTTGATTTACCAGTTTCTGGAAATCCCAAGGATCCTGATTTTAAATTAGGAAAGATAATTTGGAAAACTGTAATGAATTTTTTAATTAAAACGGCAGCTAAACCTTTCAGTATTTTAGGCAGTTTAGCAGGAACAAATCCAGAAAGTATTGAGAAAATGACATTTAAATTTTCTCAAACCGAATTAAATGATAAAGAGATTAAAACACTTAAGGCTATTAAAGATATAGTTGCGCGGAAACCAGAACTTAAATTTTCGTTTACTCAGGAAACAGATATCGAAATTGAAAAGGATATTTTGGTTATTTCTGAATGTTCCAAACAGTACTTTAATTCTAATGAACAACAAAAACTAGGGGTATTTGGTGCCGATTTTGTAGCTTGGGCAGAAGGAAATTACGATTTTAAGGATTTTAATAAGCAGAATGATTTTCAAATTGCCTTGCCATTAAAAGAGAAGTGTTATGATGTGCTTGGAAAGTTAAAACTAAACACTTTGCTCGATTCTGTTTTATCTGAAAGAAATAAAAAAGTGAATATTTATTTAAAAGATAGTTTACAAGTTCCCATAGAAAATTATGAAATAAAAATAGCTGATTTAAGAAATTTGTCTAATCAACAAAAAAAACCAAAATATAGGGTAGAGGTATCCTTAAAATAA
- a CDS encoding PadR family transcriptional regulator: MNNEINEYFITKWKSQFKKGLLEYIILLLLRSKPCYGYELISEMNQFTSLEIAEGTIYPLLNRLKKEKLVTSEWAEMDTGIPRKYYKLTNEGISHLEVMREYVDSLNLSIKRISESV, translated from the coding sequence ATGAATAATGAAATAAATGAATACTTTATAACTAAATGGAAGTCCCAATTTAAGAAAGGACTTCTGGAATATATTATCTTGTTATTGTTAAGATCGAAGCCTTGTTATGGGTATGAGCTAATTAGTGAGATGAATCAGTTTACTTCTTTAGAAATAGCTGAGGGAACCATTTATCCGCTCTTAAACCGACTTAAAAAAGAGAAGTTAGTTACTTCGGAATGGGCTGAAATGGATACGGGAATTCCAAGAAAATACTATAAGCTTACCAATGAAGGAATTTCTCATTTGGAAGTGATGCGTGAATATGTTGACTCTCTTAATTTATCTATTAAAAGGATAAGTGAGAGTGTGTAA